The Polyodon spathula isolate WHYD16114869_AA chromosome 21, ASM1765450v1, whole genome shotgun sequence genome contains the following window.
aaaaaaaaaaaaaaaaaaaaaaactaaatatgctgaaataatttaaaatccttttttttttttttttttttttttttttttaaatacatcttttgTGGTTGCTGGTGCATTTATTCTTTCAGGTCACATGTCTGGATCCCAGTTCATTCAGGACTTAAGTATCTCCGTTTTCTCACTACTGTGAGGAGGGGTAAGAACACCAGAGGGCACTGGAGAGTTTCGACCCTTCTCTGAACCGAGTGCCCGATGAGCAGAAGCTCTGtcctataaaacaaaacaaacagaaacaggtaCATTATAGAGACAGAGTGGCTAGAATGAATTATGCCGTTAACAGACATTCAATTTCACGGTCACCGAAGTTTAAAAGTTTTGACAAAAAtcctaaacaaaaaacagcccaAATGCAGCTAGCACAAACAGATTGCTACTGCAAAGTTCCATAGTTGAATTTCTCATTCAAATCATTACCTGCAACACAGACTGCTTCAGAACAGGAGTTACCCAAGTGTCTCATTACAGCAACAAATGTAGCTCAACAGTAATCTGTCCTATCTGGGTGAACCACATTCTCTGGTAACGTTGTGTTTTAGGTGTCAATACTAAATTGCACAGCGCATATGTTAGAGATGAAACAAGCGCCTACCAGCCACTCCAGGAGAACAGAATGAGTCTGTATGTTGTGCGTGTCCTCTGGAGAGATGCCTTTGAACTTCTTTAAACCAGAGGTGCCCACTTCCCTTATAGATATGGCAAAGGGAACCATCCACCTCACACACTCCTCAATGTCTCTCCATTCAAAACCTAGGGAAGAGGAAGCAAAATTAAAATCTGTGTGCGTTTACACTCATctaggttatattaaaaaaaaaaaaaaaaaaaaaaaagccagaacaattcaaatacatttaataataataaaaacaacactaatAAGCACAGTATATTGACTTATATAGGTTTAGGATGGGAAGAGACTGTTCAGTATTCAAGACTACATACCTGAAACTTTCTGCACAAGTTCAAGTGACGAAAAGTGAAACAAAGCTGATGCAGCTAACACTCCATATGGATATTCCAAACACCCGACATCCAGCACACACAGGTCTATAAGCTGTGgaaaaagaaaattaagtttaaaagatACCCTTTACCTAAATATACAGTCACAATAATTACTGGATATTTTACAATTCTGATCTACAAGCTAAACAGTGCATACTGATGTTCAGTTAATTAAACTACAAATAACTCCTGTGCATACGAGGAGCTGCTGGACCTTATCGTGCACAGCAACAGGCATTTATAAAACAGCCACGTGGTCAGTAATTGGGAAAAAGGTGGTGGTGTTAGGAATATTAGCCTCCTGGCAttctcctgcaaaaaaaaaaaaaaaaaaaaaaaaaaaaaaaaagaacacagacgTGCACATGGTCAGCTTACCTCTGCTATTTGCACAAATGTGGCCTGTGGATAGTGTGGAATCAACAGTTTGCTTGTTTCTGTGCTGTCCTTCAGGTATGCAACTTGCATGTAAATGTTGAGCCAGGATAAAGTCGTCAAGGGACTCAAACTCCATTTTAACTCCtagatgaaagaaaaaaaaaaaaaagataataagcaccattataaatcaattaaaatagaAGTGTATTTTACTCTTATTGTCTGCAGCAAACTAACCTTCATTACTATAAGCTCCATATGAAGGATTTCATCTTCTGTACAAGCACCATCAGTAACATAAGCAAACTGGTACAGCTTGGGAGGATATATTTCCTGTCAATGAGAACACACACACGTAcgtcttaaaataaaaacaggaactttccaacacctccctctctggcaatAGGAGGACATTGCAAGATCTGTATCATTCACACCACCATTTAGGGCAATCCAGGTTCCAACAAGCACCCTAATGAATATGAACACTGTTTAAAATGGTGCCCTTAAACCACTGAAGGACAAGGCTTTTCTGATTCGGACTTGTTTATCAACATTTCCGATTTACAACAGCATGAAACTCCTCCATTAGGCCTAGATCAAGGCCTGCAGAGCACATGGAGGCCACAGCAGAGTTTTGAATAGCCAATGTCACACAGATTAGGTGAAAATGGTGTTGTCCCCTTTGTGTGTTAGGGAAATCAATGAATTCGCCTGTACCCCACTATTACCATCCTATTATATAAACTTGTGAAATGTATTTGCAGTCTACGATTAAAGATTACTCTGCATCAAAGGCTTTTACTTCTCAGCAACCCCTAAATCTGTCATTGTACTGAAGATGGAAACAAGAATTCACTTTCTGTATTAAACTTGTACACAGACTTATTTTGTTTACCTCCAACTTTGCAGCAACAAACAGCGAGGAAATGCCAATAAGCTGTAACCTGGTTTTGACAACGTCAGTTTGTGTTGCCATAAACCGGTCAAAGAAATCCTGGGCCAAGTAAAATGTCTCCCTGTGAAGTTTGTAGACCTCACACACCTGcagatacaaaagaaaatattaaatatcaatTAAATCAGTCTATTTTATggagcacctttcatagtggaccatcacaaagcgttttacaagatgcaggaacaagaaaatccataatactttaaatagagagaaaagcataatacatggcacaattcaaaaaaaaaaaaagtgtaacaacTCAGTTTTTTTAATcccagttcactgctgcaaccccccggcgactcGGGAAATAGAGGCCgaaacatgcgtcctccgaaacgtgttcctacCAAACtctcatttttcacactgcgaaTCCACAGAGAAggcaccagacctatagtgccggaggacaacgcagatctgaatggctccctTTCAgacccacaggcaccctatcagccataGGGGTCGTTGGTgtgcagtgaaccgtggattgccctgccgactcAAGCCCTTCCTACCCAGGAGGTGCTCggtcaattgtgcgccgccccctaggaaccccctgtcacggtcggcaatgacatgcCTGGTTAcaaacctgcaatctccaggctatagggcgcatcctgcactccacgcagagtgcctttactggatgcgccacacCGTAGCCCTCAATAACTTGTTCTAAGGAATACCAGTTTAATCACAAGGGGATATGGGGGTTCCcaaaagtacaataaaatgtgACATATGCACACCATGTGTTGGAATACATATTAGTTACTCGCCTCCATTAGCCAGTCAAGTAGAATGGCCCTCATTTTTGGTTGGAGATGTGGATGCCTTTTCATAAAGTGTTTGTCACGCAGGTATGTCTTATCTTTCTTAAGCAAGTTATCCCACACATCATCTTTGTTGGCCCagctgcaatacaaaaaaatgaacacatccATACCTTAAACAGTCAATCTAACCTAAACTTCCCAATAGGGAAAACCAATGACTTGGCAAACCATTTTCTAAGACTATGCTATCTTAGTCAAACTCAAATTAACAGTATAGTATACCTACCCCAGAACTGGTAGCGGAGAAGCCCTTACAGGAGTGACGAAGATGTTTTTAAACCTATACTGCATACAGCTTCCTGTACTCATTATAACTGGTTCATCTTCTTTGTCGGGTGTGGGAATAAGCCTGCACGGACTTGTGCATCCTGTGGCAGAATTCCAACAGGTCTggggaaaacaaaaaggaatacaaTGTCATCTAATCTTATCTAAAATTTCAAAGAACATTTTTGGCATTGTAAATGTACTGCACAATTCCTATTTGAGCTCCCTCAGCAGACAACCAATTGCCTTGCTTGGTGCACAGGTGTGCCTCCGAAGGCTGTCCACTTATTAGATCATTTTCATTAAATTTCTATAAACCAAGGAGGACTACTTCCTCTGGTCCTGTGAAAACACCTCCACACCTGTCCACAAGCACACAGACAGATAAGGTGGCATGGGACCTTTTTGGGTGTGTGTTGGGGGAGGTAGGGGTTTATGGCAGTCACTTCATAAACTGGTCTGACAGTATGCACCTATGCCCCGCCCCCCCAAAATGTACATACCTAAAAACAAATGCCATCAACGTGATGATAGTTAAGTGAAGGAGATACATTCTGAATGACAAGCCATACCTGAATTTCATATTGCTTTTTCTTTGTCATATCAGCTGCTACTTCGTCTGGGTCCTGCAGGTACTAGAAAACAAAAGGATACagtttatcaattatttaaaagatTGTTTTTGAACGCACATTGGTTTCTGGGTGTAATTAAACTTACAATAGCAACATCTGCTTTCCTTTTTCTAGAACGTGCACTTTCTTTGGTCACTTCATTCTTTGTAGTCGTCTTAAGCTCAGTCTGCACgctgaaaacagaaacagaatagcacttaaaacatttttaaaattcaaacgATTTTTCATTTTCAGCCAGGGCCGCTTTGCTCACACAAACCACACAGTACACCAGAAGCACACGTCGTTAATGATATCGAAGGAGAAACATATGAAAACTTACCACTTTCTTGACATTATATCCTTAAAATACTCCTTTACACGTAGAGATATATGCtgcaatgacaataaaaaatatattgttttgagtACAAACATTTGATAACATACTTCCCAACCCCCACTTGTGCCTCTCACAAAGCATAAACGCCCAGACTACAAACTTATTCAGCGCGGCGATTGGAAGTGGGGCACCACGTTTGAATTAAACAAGCAATTTAAAAGAGAAACCAAATAACATCAAAagttacacatttcaaaatatgagAATTCATAATTTAATACCTCAAAGGTCGGATGGTTTACGACaacgttaaaataaaataaaaatactttagaCTTCCCGGTCTCTTGGCTCGCTAGTCAGAAAATGGCCGAGCTGCTGAGGGGAGCCCTCGTTTTTGGTTAGCGCGCTTGATTTCacctatctttttaaaaaaaaaaaatacaaaatagtatttttttaagaGGATGGCCTGATTACATCAAGCCTTTGGTACTTGACATCAATTTGCAGATTGttgttaaagaaaataacttAAATCACAAGGCAAGTGAGCCCCCATGATCCAGCCTTACCTTGGATGTTTCtcctttcagtgttttttttctttacaaaaacgTTTTCAACGAAAGAGCCAACAGTTCAGTTCATTTGACTACAGGGTTCCCCGATTTAAAAATTAGACGATCTACAAATTGCGGAAACAATTGATTCATCAGTCTTGTTCTGCTACCAGCTAATATGTGTTAGTAGTTCAGTTGCTTTGATAGACTGAGCTGGCGCGTTGAGCTTTGCGCCTGATCTCAAACTGGCTGCTGTATCTGTGAGAAAGGGAGGAAAGTGCGAGCGGGTCATTTAAAAACCTGGCGCGCTAGAGTGACTTTAAAACGTCACTGCAGAAAACTGAATGTAATGTTccaaattttcaaaaaaaaaattatatttgtgcTTCTATTATCTTTCTGCACAATGTATCAGTAACAGTGAATATGAAGTTTAATCGGTGTTGTTCTGTATTCAGCCGGCAATGGGCGGGTTGAGGGCGGATCCGGAAAAAGGGGCGTGGTTGGAGCACGGAACTGGAAAATGAAGCATGGCTCGGCAGTGTtggatgtaaacaaaaaaagcaacCTTCAAAAACGCAAGGGTGACTACGTTATTTGTGCGAACTGTCAAGTCGATAGatgtagtaattttttttttcctcgccaCCGTTCGAGTTGTCATTAATAGAAAAGTTAATTTCGTGTTGCTATTTTTGGGGGGATTGTCTAAGTGCCGCGTAATATGCAGATCCAGGATGAGGCTGGACAGAACTGGCGTTTACTGCTGGAGAATACAATGCAATAaatgttatatatctatatatatatatatatctatctatatatatatatatatatatatatatatatatatatatatatatatatatatatatatatatatatatacacacacacacacacacacacacacacacacacacacacatacacatatatatatatatatatatatatgatttacatGTGAGTACATGTGTCTGTTGATATGGGTTTTAGTTTGGTTAATTGTTACTCTGTAATAGTTTgcatttaattgtgttatttgcagaaaaaaagaaagaaagctacAAGTACAGTCAGGCTTAAACTTTGACCTGTCACGTGACAAATAAACAAACTTCTCTATTTCCAAAAACGATCAGATGAAGTTTTTAATCGTCTGTTATCATCGGCAAGGTACATTAAAGCTTTACCAGGTTGAAATGAATGCTTCATATgtcagcattattaaaaaaatatatttgtgatgacctgtttttatttatttatttatttatgtatgtatttatttatttatatttaggtaCTCCACTTAATAAGTTGCCAATAGCTAAAATAACATAATAAGCTTTTCGTGAAGACTTGTACTGCAGTGCTGGAATCgtaagtatatttattttattagttttaatttgGAAAACTTGCGTTTCTGTGAGAGTTTAGTTCACTTCTTGTCCGCGAGCAATGGGTTTTTTCTAGACTCTGTAGAGGTTGTTTAGACGTGCAGGTCTGCATTGTTCAAATGATCAATAGtttaatatgacaaaaaaaacaaaatgggtttgtttttatttcagtgttgagAAAAACAGTTCATACATTGAAGTTGTAAAATGCActaaatgtttataataataataataataataataataataataataataataaattgtacaACAGGCTGTTTCCACTGGGGTTTTTATTGGATAGACGATGGTAGACAACAGAAACACTGTGTAAATGGAATATTCCTCATTTGACTGATTATTTTTTATGATGCACGTGTCATCTCAGACGTTCAATAAAGAATACAAGTGTGATGCATACAATTCAAAACcatataaaacacatacagaaaCTGGCAAGCACAAACTGCTTGACTGATGTACTGTGATAGTGATCACTAGGGCCTGCTTTTGGTTCTATTTGCACCAGTTCAATGTTGCCATTTGATAAGCAGAGCACCAAAATTTGGTTGGGCTACCATTTTGAAACATGATCAGTGCAAGGGTGTTCAGAAAATACAATGGTGTATAGTTTTACATTACCTGTACTACTTGTAGAATGGACTCATTATTGATTGACCTTCCTTACACAATGGCAGTTGGCCCTGAAGTAAGCATCTCAGTGACATCGGTTTGTGCTGCAGTTAGACAGACATGTctaacagagacagacagacattttaaatgcatgtgctGGGGACCTTTTAAGATACCGCAAACAAATAGGAGCCAACCACATTCAGATTTTCACTGACATTAAGAAGCACAGGTACGATCTGATGTGTGCGTGTGCACTAAATCACCCGTCTCTAAAGACTACTGTTAGACAGTGCCTTTAGCTGTAGtgttattttcctttattttcagcttccatgCTGTGATGTCTGTGGCCGAGACAGCTAAAGCTGCTGAGTTCTTTCTCTCTGACGGGATCGTCATCACTGGGACAGCCACTGGAATGCAAACAGATCTAGAAGTGCTCAGAAGTGAGACCGGACACTTCCGCGTGCACTCTGTAACACCGATTATGAACCCTTGTGCACATACAGGTTTATGTAGATCTCTTGTTGTTTCTTAGACAAGTAACTCCCAATGCTGATACCTGGGAAACTCCGTTTTGCATTTGACCAAAAACACTGTTTTACCCTGGATGAACCTGGCCGTTCTAGTCTAGCTTTCATAGCTTTAGGCAGGGTTACAGCTGTGATACACACATTGCTACTTGTGTGCAGTGACCACCTAAAGATTTTGGATAGCTTTGTCTATATTCATTTAAATTCTTGGCAGTATTTGACACTGTGGATCAGATGATCATTTTGGAACACATGATACCCAAGTTGGACAGTGGAAAAGCTTGActgaattttcctttttttacataaaacacaCTCACAAATATCTTGAACATTTTCAGCATTCACAAACAATGTTATACAGAACAACTTTTATTTAGAAGTAGCAGAAGTGCTGTCAGTAGTAGATGTGCAACAGGTTTTAAGAGGCTTTGCCACTTAATGCGATAATTTTCGCAGGGTAGGCTGTAAAAGGAGATTGATTTACGGAATTTGTTGTACTTgtcaaagacaaccaccaaaaaGTTGAATTATAATTATCCTAAGGTACCATATGAAACAGCATTTGTCAGTTAGACAAATATGGTGTCTAGAAAGCCTGATCCTGTGTCCCCATTGGCAGTACATCTCTTAAAAGGAAACTGATAAAGGAAACTCATAGTTTATAGGGATGTGGAGACCATTGACCTAGAGAGCGCTAGGACTCAATGTACTAAGTCCTCTGGACAGAAGGAAAAGCATTTAAGAGTTCTGGACACCATTCACTATTCCTGTCCTTAAGAAACCCAGACTTGCTGCCACAAATCTGTCTGACATATAAAGAGCAGGGCAGCCTGGGAGAGGATGCATTCCAGTCTCCCAGCTGATATCTCTGATGAAGGGCATGCATTCTGCATGAGAGACTTGCTCTACTAATATAGCTACCACCTTTGgtctatttttaaataatgttccaGATGGCGCAATTGCTATGAAGGTAGTAAACACAACATGGATGGACCCAGACAGCCACATTATCCTGGCTCTTG
Protein-coding sequences here:
- the LOC121296104 gene encoding G1/S-specific cyclin-E1-like, with product MSRKCVQTELKTTTKNEVTKESARSRKRKADVAIYLQDPDEVAADMTKKKQYEIQTCWNSATGCTSPCRLIPTPDKEDEPVIMSTGSCMQYRFKNIFVTPVRASPLPVLGWANKDDVWDNLLKKDKTYLRDKHFMKRHPHLQPKMRAILLDWLMEVCEVYKLHRETFYLAQDFFDRFMATQTDVVKTRLQLIGISSLFVAAKLEEIYPPKLYQFAYVTDGACTEDEILHMELIVMKELKWSLSPLTTLSWLNIYMQVAYLKDSTETSKLLIPHYPQATFVQIAELIDLCVLDVGCLEYPYGVLAASALFHFSSLELVQKVSGFEWRDIEECVRWMVPFAISIREVGTSGLKKFKGISPEDTHNIQTHSVLLEWLDRASAHRALGSEKGRNSPVPSGVLTPPHSSEKTEILKS